The proteins below come from a single Parageobacillus toebii NBRC 107807 genomic window:
- a CDS encoding cell wall hydrolase, with protein sequence MMKKTLATFAVVCCMVVGFTSYSTDAATTYTYYKVKKGDSLYKIAKTYKTTTSALKSLNHRKSDVLIVGETIKVPQLVKTQAAKQAEKPASQKPKFSICAEERNLMAQLVHAETGFSEPFAGKVEVALVILNRVKHPAFPKSIKGVIYQKTKSGYAFVPVKTGKLTRIQPTKQDYAAVDQALSLFPNDRRGSLYFYNPKITKDKWMLSRPVTIRIGNHVFAK encoded by the coding sequence ATGATGAAAAAAACTCTTGCAACATTCGCGGTAGTTTGCTGTATGGTCGTCGGCTTTACCTCTTATTCAACAGATGCGGCAACAACTTATACATACTATAAGGTGAAGAAAGGCGACTCGCTTTACAAGATTGCGAAAACATATAAAACAACCACTTCTGCGTTAAAATCATTAAATCATCGAAAAAGCGATGTTCTTATTGTCGGCGAAACAATCAAAGTGCCGCAGCTTGTAAAAACTCAAGCGGCGAAGCAAGCAGAGAAACCTGCTTCCCAAAAGCCGAAATTTTCTATTTGTGCAGAAGAACGAAACCTAATGGCACAGCTTGTCCATGCGGAAACCGGTTTTAGCGAGCCATTTGCCGGGAAAGTGGAAGTTGCGCTCGTTATTTTAAATCGCGTGAAACATCCTGCTTTTCCAAAGAGCATTAAAGGTGTCATTTACCAAAAAACAAAATCGGGTTATGCGTTTGTTCCTGTAAAAACAGGAAAACTAACGCGCATTCAGCCGACGAAACAAGATTATGCTGCGGTCGATCAAGCACTATCGCTATTCCCGAACGACCGCCGCGGTTCGCTGTACTTCTATAACCCTAAAATTACGAAAGATAAATGGATGTTATCAAGACCGGTAACGATTCGTATCGGAAATCATGTATTTGCAAAATAA